The stretch of DNA CGGCGAGTTCGCGGGCGAGGTCGAGCGAGGCGAGGATAGGCCAGGACGGGGAGGTCGTGTGGTGTACGAACACGCTCTGACTCACTCGCGCGGCGAGGTCGGGCTCGTTCCCGACCGACAGGTGCAGGTACGCCGCCTGCCGCATGGCGACCATCGTCTTGTGCGCTGAGTGCACGATGAGGACCGGGTTGCCGAGACCGTGGGCGCGCAGCGCGGCCACCCCGGCCGAGGGCCCCGGGCCCCTCGTCTGCGGTGCGAACGTGTGGATCGCGCACCAGGCGTCGTCGAGCAGGAAGCGGGTGTGCGGAGCTGCCGCGGCGGCCAGCGACAGCAGCACCGAGGCGCAGTCGACTCGTCGCCCGTCGTACGACGACGCCGCCACGATCACCAGATCGGGCGGGCGCCCGCGGGCGACGGCGTCGGATAGTCGGTCGACGGCCGCGTCGAAGTCGACACGACCGTCGACCGTCGCCATCAGGTCCACCTCTCCGGCATCGCGCTCCACCGCGAAGTGCAGCGACTGGTGCGCGGTCGGATCCAGCATCACTCGGCCGCCCCGAGCGAGCGCCGCGGTGGAGGCGATCACGTTGGCGGCCGACGCCCCGGTCGAGACGAAGTACGTCCGGTCCACACCGAACGCCGCCGCGGCCAGCCGGTGCGCGTCCGCGAGCGCCCGGTCCGGACGGTGGAACGAGTCCAACGACGCGTGCGACCACGACTGATCGTGCGTGCGCACGGCGCCGTACACGCTCTCGAGGATTCCGCCGAGGTCGTCGTCGACGTCGAGTTCACCGGCCCACGGAGTCGCGTGGACGTTGGCGCGCACCGCCGCTTCTGCGGCGATCAGCGCATCGCACAACGGGACTCGGGACACGAACGGCACCTCTCATACTTTAATGCAGCCTAACCTAACTAGAAGGACCCTGGTATGCAACAGCCGATCGAATCACTCCCCGATCCGAATATTCCGTTGACTCCCGTCTGCCGGGACGCTTACGTTTGCTTGTCGCGACGACGGCGTCGTCGTCGCGTTACCCTGCGGGATCGGCCCGTCTGGGTTATTTTCTTCCAGGAGGGAGGTGCACCCGCCATGACGGTTCCGCCGATCGACGCGATATCCGTGATAGTCCGTAACGCGGATAACGCTGTGCTGCACCGTCGTCCCTTCCGCGACGTGGTCGCGAACCTCCTGGAGAACAAGGTGTGGATGATCGCCGGATTCGATCCGCCGATCATCGCCCACTCGGTGTCCATGCAAGTGGAGGTCCCCCGCGAGGTGATCCTCCGCGAGTACGTGTACCGCCCGTACGTGGAGCGCGAGCACACCACCCGGGA from Gordonia humi encodes:
- a CDS encoding HNH endonuclease, translated to MTVPPIDAISVIVRNADNAVLHRRPFRDVVANLLENKVWMIAGFDPPIIAHSVSMQVEVPREVILREYVYRPYVEREHTTREKVLRRDKHLCAYCGEHADTWDHVMPQSRGGGNTWFNCVAACGPCNWDKGDLTPEEAGIRLLWEPYRPAWA